One stretch of Variovorax sp. 54 DNA includes these proteins:
- a CDS encoding 1-aminocyclopropane-1-carboxylate deaminase produces the protein MNLKKFPRHVLTFGPSPIQPLKRLSAHLGGKVDLYAKREDCNSGLAFGGNKTRKLEYLIPEALEGGYDTLVSIGGIQSNQTRQVAAVAAHLGLKCVLVQENWVNYSDAVYDRVGNIEMSRILGADVRLDAAGFDIGIRQSWEQAMADVRAAGGKPFPIPAGCSEHPRGGLGFVGFAEEVRQQEAELGFKFDYIVVCSVTGSTQAGMVVGFAADGRADRVIGIDASAKPQQTYDQILRIAKNTAELVELGRDITEKDVVLDRRFGGPEYGLPNEGTLEAIRLSARFEGMLTDPVYEGKSMHGMIEKVRLGEFPAGSKVLYAHLGGVPALNAYSFLFRNG, from the coding sequence ATCCAGCCGCTGAAGCGCCTGAGCGCCCACCTCGGCGGCAAGGTCGATCTCTACGCCAAGCGCGAGGACTGCAACAGCGGCCTGGCCTTCGGCGGCAACAAGACGCGCAAGCTGGAGTACCTGATTCCCGAGGCGCTCGAAGGCGGCTACGACACGCTGGTGTCGATCGGCGGCATCCAGTCGAACCAGACGCGGCAGGTGGCCGCGGTGGCCGCGCACCTGGGCCTGAAGTGCGTGCTGGTGCAGGAGAACTGGGTCAACTACTCCGACGCGGTGTACGACCGGGTCGGCAACATCGAGATGTCGCGCATCCTCGGCGCCGATGTGCGACTGGACGCGGCCGGCTTCGACATCGGCATCCGCCAGAGCTGGGAACAGGCCATGGCCGACGTGCGCGCGGCCGGCGGCAAGCCCTTCCCGATTCCGGCGGGCTGCTCCGAGCACCCGCGCGGCGGACTGGGCTTCGTGGGATTTGCCGAAGAAGTGCGCCAGCAGGAGGCCGAACTCGGGTTCAAGTTCGACTACATCGTGGTCTGCTCGGTCACGGGCAGCACGCAGGCCGGCATGGTGGTGGGCTTCGCGGCCGACGGCCGCGCCGACCGCGTGATCGGCATCGACGCCTCGGCCAAGCCGCAGCAGACCTATGACCAGATCCTGCGCATCGCAAAGAACACGGCCGAGCTGGTCGAGCTGGGCCGCGACATCACCGAAAAAGACGTGGTGCTCGACCGCCGCTTCGGCGGGCCCGAGTACGGGCTGCCGAACGAAGGCACGCTCGAAGCGATTCGTTTGAGCGCGCGCTTCGAAGGCATGCTGACCGACCCGGTGTACGAGGGCAAGTCGATGCACGGGATGATCGAGAAGGTGCGGCTCGGGGAGTTTCCGGCGGGCTCGAAGGTGCTGTATGCGCACCTGGGCGGCGTGCCGGCGCTGAACGCCTACAGCTTCCTGTTCCGCAACGGCTGA